The Nicotiana tomentosiformis chromosome 2, ASM39032v3, whole genome shotgun sequence genome includes the window TTTATTTGTTATGGGACCACTTTTGGTGGTCGGTATTTTTGTGTGAAATTTTTTCtttgacttttgcgaccaatttacctattttccgaCTGATTTCGGTCGATTTCCTCATCCggccgatttcggtcggtatgctGTGGACGGTTTTTGACAGTTTTTCAGTAGTGCAAGGAGAGGTTGATCTAGTGTATTTCATAATTTGAAGGGGGAAATTGTTCAAGTTTAGTTGAaggtatcttttttttttttttgggtggccCAACATAAAATCTCAAACAAATTAAAATTGACATAGTTGTGCAGGCAATTGCATTGAGACTGCAGATACTACTCGAACAAATTAACATACTCCACAAATTAAACAAGTTGAAAAATCATATATTAGAAAAGAAACAAATTAAATGTCATTATTAGTTCTCATAAACTTGAATGGAATTCAAAAACATACATTGAATAGAATGATGAAGAAAAACCAAAACAGTTTCTTCAGGGTAAGGAGAATTCAAACAAACTTCCCCCGAAGACATAGGGTAAGTTGTCTTTAAAATGGAGATTTTAGTAGCCTTCAGGCTTGTAGGCAATAAAACTGATGCACTGCACTTGACGGACGTTGTCGAATCCAATGATTCTGATCCAGGCTTGTGGGTAAGCCTTCTTAGCCTCCTCGACCTCAGCCAAGACCTGAGTGGCATCAGTGCACCCGAACATGGGCAACTTCCACATGGTCCAGTACCTTCCATCGTAGTAACCTGGTGACTTGTTGTTCTCACGGTAGACGAATCCGTGCTGCACATATCCACAAGATAAACAAAACATTAACATGAGATAATACTCCTCTTTCACTTAATCAACTCTATATGTCTAATCCCAAACTAGCTAGGATTGAGTAATTCATGTTAGTTATGCTTGATAATAGTAGCAAGATTTAGAATAGATGTTGACCTCAGTCTCGAATTCCAAGCAAGGAACCCATCCATTTTTCAAAAGGTACTCAACTTCCCTAAGCAATTGCTCCTCGCTCAAATCAGGAAGGTATGAGAGTGTCTCGTACTTCTTCTTGTTAATTGGTGGCCACACCTACATATATCCCACATAAATAATTTAAACAAGCTCCATAAACTTAGTGACATATACTGATAGTGCAAAAGTTCTTTATAGTACTATCAGTATATTGCAAGTTAAATCCATATAATATATACTACAAATTAAACCTGCATGCATTGAACTCTTCCACCATTGCTAGCAATGGAAGTAATGTCAAGATTTTGTTTCCTGGAAACTGGGAAAGAGGACGCGGATTTGAGGCCAGTGAAGGGTGCAACCATGCTGGCTTGAGCAGCATTGGCGCCGGTCGCAACAGCAGCTGCTGAGGACATAACTGAGGAAGCCATTTCTTAAAAGTAATTTCTTAGCTTAAAGCTATTGCTACCCTTGACCTTTGCTTTCAAGAGGGTTATTTGATATGTACCTCCCCTGATATATATAATGATAAGGTTTCACGTAGCTTCCCCATCTAACGGACACAAAACAAGCTAACCTCATCTTAGTCTAATGGTAACCATTGGATTATGTGGTTCTTGACATTACATAATTAATGACCATATGAAGGGTAGCAACTGGGAGATGTTCTTTTTTCTTTGGTTGAGTTAAGCTATTTCCATAAGCCATAATAAGGGCTGACGCGGGGCAGAAGCTCATTAATCTTATCTCATCCGAAATGGGGTAAGCAATAGGATATGAATGTGTAAAAATGGTTGGTTAATTTCTCTTTTTGGGTCAGTACTGTTTTATTTGTTTTTTGTCATCTGCATTAGCTGTTACTTGCAGTCGTTTTGCTTGGATGTAGAGACCATTCCTTTGTACAGACGATTCATACTTTTTTGTTTGGATGCTAATCATTTTCATTTTTGTCCATTCACATACATATATACCTATCTTTTTTTGCAAATTTTGATGATCTCAAGTTCCAAATCAAATCTTCCTTGCGTTGTCCTCAACTGTTGGTCGAGTAATCACTATTCCCTTGCAACTTGGAAATTTTCTTATCCCTATTGGTCCTTACTTCTATAACGCGTCCTATTTTCAGAAATTGATAGCCCAAGTCTTTTCTCTATGAAACTAGAAGTAATATTGGTAAATGGCTCGCCGGAGaactaaaataaaaaaatggGTATTACTTCCTTTCCCATATCTCTTTACCCTGTAGCATATAATGCAAGATAGTGTAGACTTTGTAAATAAATTTCCAGCCAGCATGACAAAACTGCATTCTGTTCTCTTTCATAGAGCCACCTTATCTTTGTCAAGTGGCTTTAATATCTTGTTGAATGGACAAGTTTGTAATTTCAACTCATGGCATTGAAAAGATATTTTCTCTAGTGTTTCACCCTCTACCATGAAACTTGTGACCTACCTGACTTTATTCATTTTACACTGCAATAGCTGTATTACGTCCGTGTTCATATCCATTATTGACTTCTCAAAGAAAAAGTATTACGTAAATGATAAGCAAAATCATTTTCTTGCCGGAATTGCATAAAATAgcagtattgtcacgacccaaaatccataaaggtcgtgatggcgccggactccattgtcaggcaagccaacaataaaaacttaattaggttctcattttgttacttttgaaatcatattttccttcaattaaatagcaaaagatggagtttacaaagtaaataataatattttcaacaatttcaatacaagacaacccataatcaccccaaaacccggtgtcacaagtgcatgatcatcaactgggaaaataaaataaaatacaacatctgtcgagaatacaaattagacaggaaaatacataagtaacttTGAAAGGgactctactggctgcggatcgtagatgAGAATGTAGCTCACCCAAGTCTCCgcatttaaccacacctctgcgcccac containing:
- the LOC104116317 gene encoding LOW QUALITY PROTEIN: ribulose bisphosphate carboxylase small subunit, chloroplastic 2 (The sequence of the model RefSeq protein was modified relative to this genomic sequence to represent the inferred CDS: deleted 1 base in 1 codon) — its product is MASSVMSSAAAVATGANAAQASMVAPFTGLKSASSFPVSRKQNLDITSIASNGGRVQCMQVWPPINKKKYETLSYLPDLSEEQLLREVEYLLKNGWVPCLEFETEHGFVYRENNKSPGYYDGRYWTMWKLPMFGCTDATQVLAEVEEAKKAYPQAWIRIIGFDNVRQVQCISFIAYKPEATKISILKTTYPMSSGEVCLNSPYPEETVLVFLHHSIQCMFLNSIQVYEN